A region from the Wolbachia endosymbiont of Folsomia candida genome encodes:
- the hisS gene encoding histidine--tRNA ligase: MNNQTVRGTKDLLFDEWYKLKYIQEIANKISSLYGFLPAQTPIFEYTEVFTKTLGDSSDIITKEMYTFTDKGGKSITLRPEFTAAIVRLLIEKKLQTPIKLFSTGPAFRYERPQKGRQRQFHQINFEVFGIEDPKADAELISLAQHLLTEFGMDKNVKLEINSLGDGETILKYREALISYFKKYQDDLSEDSKNRLIKNPLRILDSKAEQDRKIILNAPKISDHYTKESSHFFGQVLNGLQALDVPYTINNRLVRGLDYYCHTVFEFVTEDLGAQGAIFAGGRYDNLVSSVGGKHTPAIGFAGGIERIMELIAYSPKEDRPICLIPIGTKAEEYAFTLARKLRRNGLYVSYEYSGSLKSRMKKANQVNAKIALIFGDEELQSSAIKIKNMDTGEEQTIACDDIMNQLQNDLNMTYGGRSGI; this comes from the coding sequence ATGAATAATCAGACCGTCCGTGGAACAAAAGATCTTTTATTTGATGAATGGTATAAGCTTAAATACATCCAAGAAATAGCAAACAAAATATCAAGCTTATACGGGTTTCTACCTGCTCAAACTCCAATATTTGAATACACAGAAGTCTTCACAAAAACTTTAGGTGATAGCTCAGACATTATTACTAAGGAGATGTATACCTTCACCGATAAAGGGGGAAAGAGCATAACCCTACGCCCTGAGTTCACTGCAGCAATTGTTAGGCTATTGATCGAAAAAAAATTACAAACGCCGATAAAATTATTTTCAACAGGGCCTGCATTCCGCTATGAAAGGCCACAAAAGGGAAGACAAAGACAATTTCATCAAATAAATTTTGAAGTTTTTGGCATAGAAGATCCAAAAGCTGATGCTGAATTGATTTCGCTTGCCCAACACTTACTTACTGAGTTTGGTATGGACAAAAATGTAAAACTGGAAATCAACTCCTTAGGCGATGGTGAAACAATACTCAAGTATAGAGAAGCTTTAATATCATATTTCAAAAAGTATCAAGATGATTTATCAGAAGATAGCAAAAATAGGCTGATCAAAAATCCACTCAGAATACTTGATTCCAAAGCTGAGCAAGATAGAAAAATAATTTTGAATGCACCTAAAATTAGTGACCACTATACAAAAGAATCTTCACATTTCTTTGGTCAGGTGTTAAATGGACTTCAAGCTCTTGATGTACCTTATACTATAAACAATAGGCTAGTTCGAGGTTTAGACTATTATTGCCATACAGTATTTGAATTTGTCACAGAAGATTTGGGTGCCCAAGGAGCGATTTTTGCGGGAGGAAGGTACGACAATTTAGTATCTTCAGTAGGTGGAAAACACACTCCAGCAATAGGATTTGCAGGAGGTATTGAGCGCATAATGGAATTAATCGCTTACTCTCCAAAGGAAGATAGGCCTATTTGTTTGATTCCAATTGGAACAAAAGCTGAGGAATATGCCTTTACACTTGCAAGGAAATTGCGCAGAAATGGTTTATATGTGAGTTACGAATATAGCGGATCACTTAAAAGTCGTATGAAAAAAGCAAATCAAGTGAATGCTAAAATTGCACTAATTTTTGGAGATGAAGAGCTACAGAGCAGTGCCATAAAAATAAAAAACATGGATACAGGAGAAGAGCAAACAATTGCTTGTGATGATATTATGAATCAGCTACAAAATGACTTGAACATGACATATGGCGGACGGAGTGGGATTTGA
- a CDS encoding J domain-containing protein produces MNSILNKFLNEFNNSKSYAQNHTNLSSDNMSRGEAFRVLGLSSEANENEINKAYQNLMKLVHPDKGGSEYFAQKLNAARDKLLKKQ; encoded by the coding sequence ATGAATTCTATATTAAATAAATTTTTGAATGAATTTAATAATAGTAAAAGTTATGCTCAAAATCACACCAATTTGAGCAGCGATAACATGTCTAGAGGTGAGGCGTTTAGAGTGCTAGGATTAAGCTCCGAAGCAAATGAAAATGAAATCAATAAAGCATATCAAAATCTAATGAAATTAGTTCATCCAGACAAAGGCGGATCAGAATATTTTGCACAAAAATTAAATGCAGCGCGTGATAAGTTACTAAAAAAGCAGTAA
- a CDS encoding recombinase family protein, with amino-acid sequence MTAHKIQNHHILKPAYVYLRQSTMGQVRLNQESTERQYKLKDKAQQMGWSQNAIRVLDDDLGISGAQANNREDFKILVADVSMGKVGAVFVLEASRLSRSCSDWHRLLELCALTDTLIIDEDGCYNPNDFNDQLVLGLKGTISHAELHFIRARLLGGKVNKAKKGELRFPLPVGFCYDDEGNTRFDDNEQVRSVIQLLFKVFKEKGSAYGVVHHFGKNKIQFPKRAYGGIWKGKLIWGALTHSRVCSVLKNPSYAGAYVYGRFKYQKKLSSTGLVKTTVVRLPTEAWHTMIKNHHEGYITWEEYVANKKVLANNQTSGEENMLPTAVREGLGLLQGLLICSYCGCRLTVRYKSKGGVLAVYECNWKKKWGEDSKSCFSVYGNPLDEAIVKRVLEVMEPAQIEIAVKAFEELEQRGHMLDKQWQMQIKRADYEVQLAQRRYEEVDPSNRLVAGTLEKRWNEALIALEEAQNQYDEYKKNDVLTATKQQKEKVLALAQDLPRLWNAESTSARDRKRILRLLVKDITVEKLRSEQKAVLHIRWQTNAIEDLEVQLPKKSYDRWRHSDDIIDRIRQLSKTMTDEQIISLLNQEGLTTNKGNPFTIKSMKWIRFKHKIPALCNQKSEEELSVKQVAEKFNVSHYVVRYWIERKFINARRIGERFWISISLEQELELKKRIESSSKIAIARLKSQKQIEGGVL; translated from the coding sequence ATGACAGCACACAAAATTCAGAACCACCATATATTAAAACCAGCATACGTTTATTTAAGGCAATCAACAATGGGACAGGTAAGGCTCAATCAGGAGAGTACTGAAAGGCAGTATAAACTGAAAGATAAAGCGCAACAAATGGGATGGTCTCAGAATGCCATAAGAGTTTTAGATGATGATTTAGGGATTTCAGGAGCTCAAGCTAATAATCGAGAAGATTTTAAAATATTAGTTGCTGATGTATCAATGGGAAAAGTAGGAGCCGTGTTTGTACTGGAAGCGTCGAGATTATCTAGATCTTGCAGTGATTGGCATAGATTACTGGAATTATGTGCTTTAACAGATACATTGATTATAGATGAAGATGGTTGTTACAATCCTAATGACTTCAACGACCAATTGGTACTTGGGCTAAAAGGAACGATATCACACGCAGAGTTGCATTTCATCCGTGCTAGACTTTTAGGAGGTAAGGTAAATAAGGCTAAGAAAGGAGAGCTTCGATTTCCTCTCCCAGTAGGATTTTGCTATGATGATGAAGGTAATACTAGATTTGACGATAATGAGCAAGTAAGAAGTGTGATTCAATTATTGTTTAAAGTATTTAAAGAAAAGGGCAGTGCTTATGGAGTAGTACATCATTTTGGTAAGAACAAAATACAGTTTCCAAAACGAGCATATGGTGGTATTTGGAAAGGAAAGTTAATATGGGGAGCACTGACACATTCTAGGGTATGTTCAGTATTAAAAAACCCTTCTTATGCTGGAGCTTATGTTTATGGTCGCTTTAAATATCAGAAAAAATTATCAAGTACTGGATTGGTCAAGACAACAGTAGTTCGCCTACCGACAGAAGCCTGGCATACAATGATAAAAAACCACCACGAAGGTTATATAACGTGGGAAGAATATGTAGCAAATAAAAAGGTTTTAGCAAATAATCAAACCAGTGGAGAAGAGAATATGCTACCTACAGCAGTACGAGAAGGATTGGGATTATTGCAGGGATTATTAATTTGTAGTTACTGCGGCTGTCGTCTTACTGTAAGGTATAAGAGCAAAGGTGGTGTTCTTGCTGTTTATGAATGTAATTGGAAAAAGAAGTGGGGAGAAGATAGTAAGAGTTGTTTTTCTGTTTATGGAAATCCTCTGGATGAAGCTATCGTAAAAAGAGTATTGGAAGTCATGGAACCTGCGCAAATTGAGATTGCCGTAAAAGCATTTGAAGAATTGGAGCAACGAGGTCACATGCTAGATAAACAATGGCAAATGCAGATAAAAAGAGCAGATTATGAAGTACAACTGGCACAGAGACGTTATGAAGAAGTAGACCCATCAAATCGCCTAGTAGCTGGAACATTGGAGAAACGTTGGAACGAAGCTTTAATAGCATTGGAAGAAGCACAGAATCAATATGATGAATATAAGAAAAATGATGTACTTACAGCTACAAAACAACAAAAAGAGAAAGTGTTGGCACTAGCTCAGGACTTACCACGCTTATGGAATGCAGAATCAACAAGTGCAAGAGATCGAAAGCGTATTTTACGACTTCTAGTTAAGGATATTACTGTTGAAAAACTACGTAGTGAACAAAAAGCAGTACTACATATACGCTGGCAAACAAATGCTATAGAGGACTTAGAGGTGCAATTGCCAAAAAAATCCTATGACAGATGGAGGCATTCAGATGATATAATTGATCGGATAAGACAGCTATCGAAAACAATGACTGATGAACAAATTATTAGTTTGTTAAACCAAGAGGGGCTGACAACAAATAAAGGTAATCCTTTTACTATAAAAAGTATGAAATGGATTCGATTTAAACATAAGATCCCAGCACTATGTAATCAAAAATCTGAAGAAGAGTTATCAGTGAAACAAGTTGCAGAAAAATTCAATGTCAGTCATTACGTAGTACGTTATTGGATTGAACGTAAGTTTATTAATGCACGACGTATTGGTGAAAGGTTCTGGATATCGATAAGTTTAGAACAAGAACTGGAGTTAAAAAAACGTATTGAGAGCTCTTCTAAAATAGCAATTGCAAGGTTGAAATCACAAAAACAAATTGAAGGAGGTGTATTATGA
- a CDS encoding DUF5372 family protein: MTHPFHPWKGKSFQILSTKNFNNRDIFSLKTLTRGTVGIPRDWTDKADPNLYQTLTDLSPILSFSHLQQLVKLVTNLDQAKNSKEVD; the protein is encoded by the coding sequence ATTACTCATCCATTCCATCCATGGAAGGGGAAAAGTTTTCAAATATTATCAACAAAAAACTTTAATAATCGGGATATATTTAGTTTGAAAACGTTGACGCGTGGTACAGTGGGCATTCCACGTGATTGGACAGACAAAGCAGATCCTAATCTTTATCAAACCCTTACTGATTTATCGCCTATTTTATCGTTTTCCCATCTTCAGCAGTTAGTTAAATTAGTTACCAATCTTGATCAAGCTAAAAATAGCAAAGAGGTTGATTAA
- a CDS encoding XRE family transcriptional regulator, whose product MKFTVTSPTSQFDLRNIKDVRIVLVKIINTIVQRDSWSQEEVAEVLKVNQPTVSRLKHLKISSFSLERIFLFLLRLNCDLNLVINRPEYITTIKVRSNIKNVRIDIMSYITSIIAKYQLTQVEAAEVMLINRVSRKGTYVQWESDPPG is encoded by the coding sequence ATGAAATTTACTGTTACTTCACCAACTTCACAATTTGATTTAAGAAATATTAAGGATGTTAGAATTGTATTGGTAAAAATAATCAACACTATAGTACAAAGAGATTCTTGGTCCCAAGAAGAAGTAGCTGAAGTTCTTAAAGTTAATCAACCAACGGTATCTAGATTAAAACATCTAAAAATTTCAAGCTTTTCTTTAGAGCGTATTTTTCTTTTTTTATTGAGATTGAATTGCGATTTAAATTTAGTAATAAATAGACCAGAGTATATAACAACTATAAAAGTACGATCTAACATAAAAAATGTAAGAATAGATATTATGAGCTATATAACAAGCATAATTGCTAAGTATCAATTGACTCAGGTAGAGGCAGCAGAGGTCATGCTTATAAATCGTGTGTCCAGGAAAGGCACGTATGTTCAGTGGGAGTCAGACCCACCAGGATAA
- a CDS encoding helix-turn-helix domain-containing protein, with amino-acid sequence MNSLDIIIGKKIRLWRRARGLTTMQLGEKLCISSSQIMKYERAEAKISASRLYELAKVLSVGVSDFFIDMSSDLHEDDESDTEGREIVELIADYRKIKKELQGSARLVIKSFPRD; translated from the coding sequence ATGAACTCTCTTGATATAATAATAGGTAAAAAAATAAGGCTGTGGAGGCGAGCACGTGGATTGACAACGATGCAATTGGGAGAAAAGTTATGCATTTCATCTAGCCAAATAATGAAATACGAGAGAGCTGAAGCTAAAATTTCAGCAAGTCGGCTATATGAGTTAGCAAAAGTTCTTTCAGTTGGTGTATCGGACTTTTTTATTGATATGTCTTCGGACTTACATGAAGACGATGAAAGTGATACAGAAGGTAGAGAAATAGTAGAGCTCATAGCAGATTACAGAAAAATCAAGAAAGAATTACAGGGATCAGCTCGTTTAGTGATAAAGTCTTTTCCCAGGGATTAA
- a CDS encoding RadC family protein, translated as MNNSENKRKTELEKRVLASKGRSSLLDLELVELILYSSFNNGENKEVAERLLELFKSIGKVISADFHELKSVTGMNDSAIASIMCVRETIERMLREDLEELPIIENQKKLIEYLRVTIGQLSIENFRVIYLNKKSRIIDEYTQEGTVDKTPLYAREVIKRALLVGATAMVIAHNHLGSAKPSQHDISLTKILSLACSSMEIELIDHIIVTEKNYFR; from the coding sequence ATGAATAATAGTGAAAACAAAAGAAAAACAGAACTGGAAAAAAGAGTATTAGCAAGCAAAGGTAGGTCGTCATTACTTGATCTTGAGCTGGTGGAGCTTATTTTATATTCTTCATTTAATAATGGGGAAAATAAAGAAGTTGCAGAAAGATTATTAGAGCTGTTCAAGAGTATTGGTAAGGTGATTAGCGCTGACTTTCATGAGCTGAAAAGTGTAACTGGTATGAACGATTCAGCAATAGCAAGTATTATGTGTGTGAGGGAAACAATTGAAAGAATGCTCAGAGAAGATCTGGAAGAACTGCCAATAATTGAGAATCAGAAAAAATTGATAGAATACTTAAGAGTAACAATAGGCCAATTAAGTATAGAAAACTTTCGTGTTATTTATTTGAACAAGAAATCTCGTATTATCGATGAGTACACTCAAGAGGGAACAGTAGATAAAACACCTCTATATGCGAGAGAAGTAATAAAAAGAGCACTACTAGTAGGAGCAACTGCAATGGTTATAGCACACAACCACTTAGGAAGTGCAAAACCATCACAGCACGATATAAGTTTAACCAAAATCCTATCATTAGCGTGCAGTAGCATGGAGATAGAGTTAATTGATCACATAATTGTGACAGAAAAAAATTACTTTAGATGA
- a CDS encoding DUF5372 family protein, whose protein sequence is MYLGCSWLELTAPKSSRYSGYATITHPFHPWKGKSFQILSTKNFNNRDIFSLKTLTRGTVGIPRDWTDKADPNLYQTLTDLSPILSFSHLQQLVKLVTNLDQAKNSKEVD, encoded by the coding sequence GTGTACTTGGGTTGCTCATGGTTAGAATTAACTGCACCTAAGTCCAGTCGATATTCGGGATACGCTACTATTACTCATCCATTCCATCCATGGAAGGGGAAAAGTTTTCAAATATTATCAACAAAAAACTTTAATAATCGGGATATATTTAGTTTGAAAACGTTGACGCGTGGTACAGTAGGCATTCCACGTGATTGGACAGACAAAGCAGATCCTAATCTTTATCAAACCCTTACTGATTTATCGCCTATTTTATCGTTTTCCCATCTTCAGCAGTTAGTTAAATTAGTTACCAATCTTGATCAAGCTAAAAATAGCAAAGAGGTTGATTAA